A section of the Halichoerus grypus chromosome 11, mHalGry1.hap1.1, whole genome shotgun sequence genome encodes:
- the PCF11 gene encoding pre-mRNA cleavage complex 2 protein Pcf11 isoform X3 codes for MSEQTPAEAGTAGAREDACRDYQSSLEDLTFNSKPHINMLTILAEENLPFAKEIVSLIEAQTAKAPSSEKLPVMYLMDSIVKNVGREYLTAFTKNLVATFICVFEKVDENTRKSLFKLRSTWDEIFPLKKLYALDVRVNSLDPAWPIKPLPPNVNTSSIHVNPKFLNKSPEEPSTPGTVVSSPSISTPPIVPDIQKNLTQEQLIRQQLLAKQKQLLELQQKKLELELEQAKAQLAVSLSVQQETSNLGPGSAPSKLHVPQIPPMAVKPPHQVPVQPEKSRPGPSLQIQDLKGTNRDPRLNRMSQHSSHGKDQSHRKEFLMNTLNQSDTKTSKTVPSEKLNSSKQEKSKSGEKITKKELDQLDSKSKSKSKSPSPLKNKLSHTKDLKNQESESARVSDMSKRDPRLKKHLQDKTDSKDDDVKEKRKTAEKKDKDEHMKSSEHRLAGSRNKIINGIVQKQDTIMEESEKQGTKPGRSSTRKRSRSRSPKSRSPIIHSPKRRDRRSPKRRQRSMSPTSTPKAGKIRQSGVKQSHMEEFMLPSREERNAKRSNKQDIRDPRRIKKTEEERPQEAANQHSTKSGTEPKENVENWQSSKSTKRWKSGWEENKSLQQGDEHSKSPHLRHRESWSSTKGILSPRAPKQQHRLSVDANLQIPKELTLASKRELLQKTSERLASGEITQDEFLVVVHQIRQLFQYQEGVREEQRSPFNDRFPLKRPRYEDSDKPFVDSPASRFAGLDTNQRLTALAEDRPLFDGPSRPSVTRDGPTKMIFEGPNKLSPRIDGPPTPGSLRFDGSPGQMGGGGPLRFEGPQGQLGGGCPLRFEGPPGPVGTPLRFEGPIGQAGGGGFRFEGSPGLRFEGSAGGLRFEGPGGQPVGGLRFEGHRGQPVGGLRFEGPHGQPVGGLRFDNPRGQPVGGLRFEGGHGPSGAAIRFDGPHGQPAGGIRFEGPLLQQGVGMRFEGPHGQSVAGLRFEGQHNQLGGNLRFEGPHGQPGVGIRFEGPLVQQGGGMRFEGPSVPGGGLRIEGPLGQGGPRFEGCHALRFDGQPGQPSLLPRFDGLHGQPGPRFERTGQPGPQRFDGPPGQQVQPRFDGVPQRFDGPQHQQASRFDIPLGLQSTRFDNHPSQRLESVSFNQTGPYNDPPGNAFNAPSQGLQFQRHEQMFDSPQGPNFNGPHGPGNQSFSNPLNRASGHYFDEKNLQSSQFGNFGNLPAPITVGNIQASQQVLTGVAQPVAFGQGQQFLPVHPQNPGAFVQNPSGALPKAYPDNHLSQVDVNELFSKLLKTGILKLSQPDSATTQVNEVAAQPPPEEEEDQNEDQDVPDLTNFTIEELKQRYDSVINRLYTGIQCYSCGMRFTTSQTDVYADHLDWHYRQNRTEKDVSRKVTHRRWYYSLTDWIEFEEIADLEERAKSQFFEKVHEEVVLKTQEAAKEKEFQSVPAGPAGAVESCEICQEQFEQYWDEEEEEWHLKNAIRVDGKIYHPSCYEDYQNTSSFDCTPSPSKTPVENPLNIMLNIVKNELQEPCESPKVKEERIDTPPACTEESIATPTEIKTENDTVESV; via the exons gctccttcctcagagaAGCTTCCTGTTATGTACCTTATGGATTCTATCGTGAAAAACGTTGGAAGAGAGTATCTCACTGCCTTTACTAAAAATCTAGTTGCaacatttatttgtgtgtttgaaaAG GTGGatgaaaatactagaaaaagtttatttaaattacGTTCCACATGGGATGAAATATTCCCTTTGAAGAAACTTTATGCCCTGGATGTCAGAGTCAATTCGTTAGATCCTGCTTGGCCTATTAAACCTCTGCCCCCCAATGTGAATACATCTAGCATCCATGTGAatcctaaatttttaaataaatcg CCTGAAGAGCCTTCAACACCTGGCACAGTGGTCAGTTCCCCTAGCATCTCCACTCCTCCAATTGTTCCTGATATACAAAAGAATCTTACCCAAGAACAACTAATAAGGCAGCAGTTactggcaaaacaaaaacagttgttAGAACTTCAGCAGAAAAAGCTAGAGCTTGAGCTAGAGCAAGCTAAGGCACAACTG gCAGTTTCTCTTAGTGTTCAGCAGGAGACATCCAACTTAGGTCCTGGATCTGCACCATCCAAATTACATGTTCCACAAATTCCCCCTATGGCAGTTAAACCTCCCCATCAGGTTCCTGTGCAACCTGAGAAAAGCCGTCCAGGTCCATCCTTACAAATTCAGGATTTGAAAGGAACTAATCGGGATCCCCGTCTTAATAGGATGAGTCAACATTCTTCGCATGGAAAAGATCAGAGTCACAGGAAAGAATTCCTAATGAACACATTGAACCAATCTGATACTAAGACAAGTAAAACTGTACCCTCTGAAAAACTAAATTCATCCAAGCAAGAGAAAAGTAAATCAGGTGAAAAAATAACCAAGAAAGAACTTGACCAATTAGattctaaatctaaatctaaatctaaatcacCATCacctttgaaaaacaaattatccCACACAAAGGACTTGAAAAATCAAGAATCTGAAAGTGCAAGGGTGTCTGATATGAGCAAGAGAGATCCAAGGTTAAAGAAACATCTTCAGGATAAGACTGATAGCAAAGATGATGAtgtaaaagagaagagaaaaactgcagaaaaaaaggataaagatgaGCACATGAAATCATCTGAACACAGACTGGCTGgaagtagaaataaaatcatcaatGGCATTGTACAAAAGCAGGATACAATAATGGAAGAATCAGAAAAACAAGGGACAAAACCAGGGAGATCAAGTACTAGAAAGCGATCAAGATCGAGATCACCCAAGTCTCGGTCACCAATTATACATTCTCCGAAGAGAAGAGATAGGCGGTCACCCAAACGAAGGCAAAGGAGTATGTCTCCAACTTCGACACCCAAAGCTGGAAAGATTCGGCAATCAGGAGTTAAGCAGTCACACATGGAGGAGTTTATGCTACCTTCCAGGGAAGAGCGAAATGCTAAGAGAAGTAATAAACAAGATATTCGAGATCCAAGGagaataaaaaagactgaagaggAACGACCACAAGAAGCTGCAAATCAGCATTCTACAAAGTCAGGCACTGAACCAAAGGAGAATGTAGAAAATTGGCAAAGTTCCAAGTCTACCAAAAGATGGAAATCTggttgggaagaaaataaaag ctTACAACAGGGTGATGAACATAGTAAATCTCCTCATCTAAGGCATAGGGAGAGCTGGTCAAGCACTAAAGGAATCTTGTCACCTCGAGCCCCAAAGCAGCAGCATCGATTAAGTGTAGATGCCAACCTTCAGATTCCTAAAGAGTTAACTCTTGCAAGCAAAAGAGAATTACTTCAAAAG ACGAGTGAACGTTTAGCATCTGGTGAAATTACACAGGATGAGTTCCTTGTTGTTGTGCATCAAATTCGACAGCTATTTCAGTATCAAGAAG gtgTGCGAGAAGAGCAGAGATCACCATTCAATGATCGTTTTCCACTTAAGCGACCTAGATATGAAGATTCAGATAAGCCATTTGTAGATAGCCCAGCATCAAGATTTGCCGGCCTTGATACAAATCAGCGACTTACAGCTTTAGCTGAAGATAGACCATTATTTGATGGACCTAGTAGGCCATCAGTAACAAGAGACGGCCCAACCAAGATGATTTTTGAAGGACCTAATAAATTAAGCCCTAGAATTGATGGACCTCCTACACCAGGTTCTCTTCGGTTTGATGGGTCACCAGGACAAATGGGGGGAGGTGGCCCTTTGAGATTTGAAGGACCACAAGGTCAGTTAGGAGGTGGGTGTCCTTTGAGATTTGAAGGTCCTCCAGGACCAGTAGGGACACCTCTGCGGTTTGAGGGGCCAATTGGTCAAGCAGGAGGAGGTGGTTTTCGGTTTGAAGGTTCCCCTGGTCTGAGGTTTGAGGGATCTGCAGGTGGTTTGAGATTTGAAGGACCAGGGGGCCAGCCCGTGGGTGGTCTCAGGTTTGAGGGACATCGGGGTCAACCCGTGGGTGGATTAAGGTTTGAGGGACCTCATGGTCAGCCTGTGGGTGGACTTAGATTTGATAATCCCCGAGGTCAGCCTGTTGGTGGACTTAGATTTGAAGGGGGTCATGGTCCATCAGGGGCTGCAATTAGGTTTGATGGACCTCATGGTCAGCCAGCAGGTGGGATCAGATTTGAGGGCCCTTTGCTACAGCAGGGAGTTGGAATGAGGTTTGAGGGCCCCCATGGTCAGTCAGTAGCCGGTTTGAGGTTTGAAGGACAACATAATCAGCTTGGTGGGAACCTTAGGTTTGAGGGTCCACATGGTCAACCAGGGGTTGGGATCAGGTTTGAAGGACCATTAGTCCAACAAGGAGGTGGAATGAGGTTTGAGGGTCCTTCTGTGCCAGGAGGTGGCCTGAGAATTGAAGGGCCTCTGGGTCAGGGTGGTCCAAGATTTGAAGGTTGTCATGCTTTAAGGTTTGATGGGCAGCCAGGTCAGCCATCACTCTTGCCAAGATTTGATGGATTGCATGGGCAGCCAGGTCCTAGATTTGAAAGAACTGGTCAGCCAGGCCCACAGAGATTTGATGGACCACCTGGACAGCAGGTTCAACCAAGATTTGATGGTGTACCTCAAAGATTTGATGGTCCACAACACCAGCAAGCATCAAGGTTTGATATTCCTCTTGGTCTTCAAAGCACACGATTTGACAATCATCCTTCACAGAGGCTTGAATCAGTATCTTTCAATCAGACTGGTCCATATAATGATCCACCTGGCAATGCTTTTAATGCCCCATCCCAAGGACTACAGTTCCAAAGACATGAACAAATGTTTGATTCACCTCAAGGACCAAATTTTAATGGACCACATGGCCCTGGAAACCAGAGCTTCTCCAATCCCCTTAACAGAGCTTCTGGACACTATTTTGATGAAAAGAATCTTCAGAGTTCCCAATTTGGAAACTTTGGCAATTTACCTGCTCCAATAACAGTAGGAAATATTCAGGCATCTCAACAG GTTCTTACTGGTGTTGCTCAGCCGGTAGCATTTGGCCAAGGACAACAGTTTTTGCCAGTTCATCCACAAAATCCTGGAGCATTTGTTCAGAATCCTTCAG GAGCTCTTCCTAAGGCATATCCTGATAATCATCTCAGTCAGGTGGatgtaaatgaattattttcaaaactgCTAAAAACAGGAATTCTCAAATTGTCTCAGCCTGATTCAGCTACAACAC aAGTAAATGAAGTTGCTGCTCAGCCTCCCCCTGAAGAGGAGGAAGATCAAAATGAAGATCAAGATGTTCCAGATCTTACCAATTTTACAATTGAAGAATTGAAACA ACGTTATGATAGTGTTATAAATCGACTGTACACTGGTATTCAGTGTTACTCCTGTGGAATGAGGTTTACAACATCACAGACAGATGTATACGCAGATCACTTGGACTGGCATTATCGGCAAAATAGAACTGAAAAAGATGTTAGCAGAAAAGTCACTCATAGACGTTGGTACTACAGTTTAACG GACTGGATAGAATTTGAGGAAATAGCTGATTTAGAAGAACGTGCAAAGAGCCAGTTTTTTGAAAAGGTGCACGAAGAAGTCGTGCTCAAGACTCAGGAGGCTGCTAAAGAAAAGGAGTTCCAAAGTGTACCTGCTGGACCAGCTGGAGCAGTTGAG aGTTGTGAAATCTGTCAAGAACAGTTTGAACAATACTgggatgaagaagaggaggaatggcatttaaaaaatgctattagaGTAGATGGAAAG atTTATCATCCATCATGTTATGAAGATTATCAGAAT ACATCTTCATTTGATTGTACACCATCTCCCAGCAAGACACCAGTTGAAAACCCTTTGAACATTATGTTGAACATTGTCAAAAACGAATTACAGGAACCCTGTGAAAGTCCCAAAGTTAAGGAAGAACGAATTGATACCCCACCAGCTTGTACAGAGGAAAGCATAGCAACACCCactgaaattaaaacagaaaatgatacAGTCGAGtcagtttaa
- the PCF11 gene encoding pre-mRNA cleavage complex 2 protein Pcf11 isoform X1 translates to MSEQTPAEAGTAGAREDACRDYQSSLEDLTFNSKPHINMLTILAEENLPFAKEIVSLIEAQTAKAPSSEKLPVMYLMDSIVKNVGREYLTAFTKNLVATFICVFEKVDENTRKSLFKLRSTWDEIFPLKKLYALDVRVNSLDPAWPIKPLPPNVNTSSIHVNPKFLNKSPEEPSTPGTVVSSPSISTPPIVPDIQKNLTQEQLIRQQLLAKQKQLLELQQKKLELELEQAKAQLAVSLSVQQETSNLGPGSAPSKLHVPQIPPMAVKPPHQVPVQPEKSRPGPSLQIQDLKGTNRDPRLNRMSQHSSHGKDQSHRKEFLMNTLNQSDTKTSKTVPSEKLNSSKQEKSKSGEKITKKELDQLDSKSKSKSKSPSPLKNKLSHTKDLKNQESESARVSDMSKRDPRLKKHLQDKTDSKDDDVKEKRKTAEKKDKDEHMKSSEHRLAGSRNKIINGIVQKQDTIMEESEKQGTKPGRSSTRKRSRSRSPKSRSPIIHSPKRRDRRSPKRRQRSMSPTSTPKAGKIRQSGVKQSHMEEFMLPSREERNAKRSNKQDIRDPRRIKKTEEERPQEAANQHSTKSGTEPKENVENWQSSKSTKRWKSGWEENKSLQQGDEHSKSPHLRHRESWSSTKGILSPRAPKQQHRLSVDANLQIPKELTLASKRELLQKTSERLASGEITQDEFLVVVHQIRQLFQYQEGKHRCNVRDSPTEENKGGLKKKPLLSDAELTYYEHKAKLKRTQVQHSFPRLDLLDPDIFDYPLTDALLSGIECEPSKSKHASRNSGAQFDRKEQFSERARRLSPISGSRTYAENLSPHEGRRRHDEQVSAKGVREEQRSPFNDRFPLKRPRYEDSDKPFVDSPASRFAGLDTNQRLTALAEDRPLFDGPSRPSVTRDGPTKMIFEGPNKLSPRIDGPPTPGSLRFDGSPGQMGGGGPLRFEGPQGQLGGGCPLRFEGPPGPVGTPLRFEGPIGQAGGGGFRFEGSPGLRFEGSAGGLRFEGPGGQPVGGLRFEGHRGQPVGGLRFEGPHGQPVGGLRFDNPRGQPVGGLRFEGGHGPSGAAIRFDGPHGQPAGGIRFEGPLLQQGVGMRFEGPHGQSVAGLRFEGQHNQLGGNLRFEGPHGQPGVGIRFEGPLVQQGGGMRFEGPSVPGGGLRIEGPLGQGGPRFEGCHALRFDGQPGQPSLLPRFDGLHGQPGPRFERTGQPGPQRFDGPPGQQVQPRFDGVPQRFDGPQHQQASRFDIPLGLQSTRFDNHPSQRLESVSFNQTGPYNDPPGNAFNAPSQGLQFQRHEQMFDSPQGPNFNGPHGPGNQSFSNPLNRASGHYFDEKNLQSSQFGNFGNLPAPITVGNIQASQQVLTGVAQPVAFGQGQQFLPVHPQNPGAFVQNPSGALPKAYPDNHLSQVDVNELFSKLLKTGILKLSQPDSATTQVNEVAAQPPPEEEEDQNEDQDVPDLTNFTIEELKQRYDSVINRLYTGIQCYSCGMRFTTSQTDVYADHLDWHYRQNRTEKDVSRKVTHRRWYYSLTDWIEFEEIADLEERAKSQFFEKVHEEVVLKTQEAAKEKEFQSVPAGPAGAVESCEICQEQFEQYWDEEEEEWHLKNAIRVDGKIYHPSCYEDYQNTSSFDCTPSPSKTPVENPLNIMLNIVKNELQEPCESPKVKEERIDTPPACTEESIATPTEIKTENDTVESV, encoded by the exons gctccttcctcagagaAGCTTCCTGTTATGTACCTTATGGATTCTATCGTGAAAAACGTTGGAAGAGAGTATCTCACTGCCTTTACTAAAAATCTAGTTGCaacatttatttgtgtgtttgaaaAG GTGGatgaaaatactagaaaaagtttatttaaattacGTTCCACATGGGATGAAATATTCCCTTTGAAGAAACTTTATGCCCTGGATGTCAGAGTCAATTCGTTAGATCCTGCTTGGCCTATTAAACCTCTGCCCCCCAATGTGAATACATCTAGCATCCATGTGAatcctaaatttttaaataaatcg CCTGAAGAGCCTTCAACACCTGGCACAGTGGTCAGTTCCCCTAGCATCTCCACTCCTCCAATTGTTCCTGATATACAAAAGAATCTTACCCAAGAACAACTAATAAGGCAGCAGTTactggcaaaacaaaaacagttgttAGAACTTCAGCAGAAAAAGCTAGAGCTTGAGCTAGAGCAAGCTAAGGCACAACTG gCAGTTTCTCTTAGTGTTCAGCAGGAGACATCCAACTTAGGTCCTGGATCTGCACCATCCAAATTACATGTTCCACAAATTCCCCCTATGGCAGTTAAACCTCCCCATCAGGTTCCTGTGCAACCTGAGAAAAGCCGTCCAGGTCCATCCTTACAAATTCAGGATTTGAAAGGAACTAATCGGGATCCCCGTCTTAATAGGATGAGTCAACATTCTTCGCATGGAAAAGATCAGAGTCACAGGAAAGAATTCCTAATGAACACATTGAACCAATCTGATACTAAGACAAGTAAAACTGTACCCTCTGAAAAACTAAATTCATCCAAGCAAGAGAAAAGTAAATCAGGTGAAAAAATAACCAAGAAAGAACTTGACCAATTAGattctaaatctaaatctaaatctaaatcacCATCacctttgaaaaacaaattatccCACACAAAGGACTTGAAAAATCAAGAATCTGAAAGTGCAAGGGTGTCTGATATGAGCAAGAGAGATCCAAGGTTAAAGAAACATCTTCAGGATAAGACTGATAGCAAAGATGATGAtgtaaaagagaagagaaaaactgcagaaaaaaaggataaagatgaGCACATGAAATCATCTGAACACAGACTGGCTGgaagtagaaataaaatcatcaatGGCATTGTACAAAAGCAGGATACAATAATGGAAGAATCAGAAAAACAAGGGACAAAACCAGGGAGATCAAGTACTAGAAAGCGATCAAGATCGAGATCACCCAAGTCTCGGTCACCAATTATACATTCTCCGAAGAGAAGAGATAGGCGGTCACCCAAACGAAGGCAAAGGAGTATGTCTCCAACTTCGACACCCAAAGCTGGAAAGATTCGGCAATCAGGAGTTAAGCAGTCACACATGGAGGAGTTTATGCTACCTTCCAGGGAAGAGCGAAATGCTAAGAGAAGTAATAAACAAGATATTCGAGATCCAAGGagaataaaaaagactgaagaggAACGACCACAAGAAGCTGCAAATCAGCATTCTACAAAGTCAGGCACTGAACCAAAGGAGAATGTAGAAAATTGGCAAAGTTCCAAGTCTACCAAAAGATGGAAATCTggttgggaagaaaataaaag ctTACAACAGGGTGATGAACATAGTAAATCTCCTCATCTAAGGCATAGGGAGAGCTGGTCAAGCACTAAAGGAATCTTGTCACCTCGAGCCCCAAAGCAGCAGCATCGATTAAGTGTAGATGCCAACCTTCAGATTCCTAAAGAGTTAACTCTTGCAAGCAAAAGAGAATTACTTCAAAAG ACGAGTGAACGTTTAGCATCTGGTGAAATTACACAGGATGAGTTCCTTGTTGTTGTGCATCAAATTCGACAGCTATTTCAGTATCAAGAAGGTAAACATAGATGCAATGTACGGGATAGTcctacagaagaaaataaaggtggattaaaaaagaaacctcTCTTATCTGATGCTGAATTAACCTACTATGAAcataaagcaaaactgaaaagGACACAGGTTCAGCATTCATTTCCAAGACTTGATCTCTTAGATCCTGATATTTTTGACTACCCTTTGACTGATGCCTTGTTGTCTGGAATAGAATGTGAGCCATCCAAAAGTAAACATGCAAGTAGGAATAGTGGAGCACAGTTTGACAGAAAAGAACAATTTAGTGAAAGAGCAAGACGTCTTTCTCCTATATCTGGGAGTCGTACTTATGCTGAGAATCTTTCACCCCATGAGGGCCGGAGAAGACATGACGAGCAAGTCTCTGCTAAAG gtgTGCGAGAAGAGCAGAGATCACCATTCAATGATCGTTTTCCACTTAAGCGACCTAGATATGAAGATTCAGATAAGCCATTTGTAGATAGCCCAGCATCAAGATTTGCCGGCCTTGATACAAATCAGCGACTTACAGCTTTAGCTGAAGATAGACCATTATTTGATGGACCTAGTAGGCCATCAGTAACAAGAGACGGCCCAACCAAGATGATTTTTGAAGGACCTAATAAATTAAGCCCTAGAATTGATGGACCTCCTACACCAGGTTCTCTTCGGTTTGATGGGTCACCAGGACAAATGGGGGGAGGTGGCCCTTTGAGATTTGAAGGACCACAAGGTCAGTTAGGAGGTGGGTGTCCTTTGAGATTTGAAGGTCCTCCAGGACCAGTAGGGACACCTCTGCGGTTTGAGGGGCCAATTGGTCAAGCAGGAGGAGGTGGTTTTCGGTTTGAAGGTTCCCCTGGTCTGAGGTTTGAGGGATCTGCAGGTGGTTTGAGATTTGAAGGACCAGGGGGCCAGCCCGTGGGTGGTCTCAGGTTTGAGGGACATCGGGGTCAACCCGTGGGTGGATTAAGGTTTGAGGGACCTCATGGTCAGCCTGTGGGTGGACTTAGATTTGATAATCCCCGAGGTCAGCCTGTTGGTGGACTTAGATTTGAAGGGGGTCATGGTCCATCAGGGGCTGCAATTAGGTTTGATGGACCTCATGGTCAGCCAGCAGGTGGGATCAGATTTGAGGGCCCTTTGCTACAGCAGGGAGTTGGAATGAGGTTTGAGGGCCCCCATGGTCAGTCAGTAGCCGGTTTGAGGTTTGAAGGACAACATAATCAGCTTGGTGGGAACCTTAGGTTTGAGGGTCCACATGGTCAACCAGGGGTTGGGATCAGGTTTGAAGGACCATTAGTCCAACAAGGAGGTGGAATGAGGTTTGAGGGTCCTTCTGTGCCAGGAGGTGGCCTGAGAATTGAAGGGCCTCTGGGTCAGGGTGGTCCAAGATTTGAAGGTTGTCATGCTTTAAGGTTTGATGGGCAGCCAGGTCAGCCATCACTCTTGCCAAGATTTGATGGATTGCATGGGCAGCCAGGTCCTAGATTTGAAAGAACTGGTCAGCCAGGCCCACAGAGATTTGATGGACCACCTGGACAGCAGGTTCAACCAAGATTTGATGGTGTACCTCAAAGATTTGATGGTCCACAACACCAGCAAGCATCAAGGTTTGATATTCCTCTTGGTCTTCAAAGCACACGATTTGACAATCATCCTTCACAGAGGCTTGAATCAGTATCTTTCAATCAGACTGGTCCATATAATGATCCACCTGGCAATGCTTTTAATGCCCCATCCCAAGGACTACAGTTCCAAAGACATGAACAAATGTTTGATTCACCTCAAGGACCAAATTTTAATGGACCACATGGCCCTGGAAACCAGAGCTTCTCCAATCCCCTTAACAGAGCTTCTGGACACTATTTTGATGAAAAGAATCTTCAGAGTTCCCAATTTGGAAACTTTGGCAATTTACCTGCTCCAATAACAGTAGGAAATATTCAGGCATCTCAACAG GTTCTTACTGGTGTTGCTCAGCCGGTAGCATTTGGCCAAGGACAACAGTTTTTGCCAGTTCATCCACAAAATCCTGGAGCATTTGTTCAGAATCCTTCAG GAGCTCTTCCTAAGGCATATCCTGATAATCATCTCAGTCAGGTGGatgtaaatgaattattttcaaaactgCTAAAAACAGGAATTCTCAAATTGTCTCAGCCTGATTCAGCTACAACAC aAGTAAATGAAGTTGCTGCTCAGCCTCCCCCTGAAGAGGAGGAAGATCAAAATGAAGATCAAGATGTTCCAGATCTTACCAATTTTACAATTGAAGAATTGAAACA ACGTTATGATAGTGTTATAAATCGACTGTACACTGGTATTCAGTGTTACTCCTGTGGAATGAGGTTTACAACATCACAGACAGATGTATACGCAGATCACTTGGACTGGCATTATCGGCAAAATAGAACTGAAAAAGATGTTAGCAGAAAAGTCACTCATAGACGTTGGTACTACAGTTTAACG GACTGGATAGAATTTGAGGAAATAGCTGATTTAGAAGAACGTGCAAAGAGCCAGTTTTTTGAAAAGGTGCACGAAGAAGTCGTGCTCAAGACTCAGGAGGCTGCTAAAGAAAAGGAGTTCCAAAGTGTACCTGCTGGACCAGCTGGAGCAGTTGAG aGTTGTGAAATCTGTCAAGAACAGTTTGAACAATACTgggatgaagaagaggaggaatggcatttaaaaaatgctattagaGTAGATGGAAAG atTTATCATCCATCATGTTATGAAGATTATCAGAAT ACATCTTCATTTGATTGTACACCATCTCCCAGCAAGACACCAGTTGAAAACCCTTTGAACATTATGTTGAACATTGTCAAAAACGAATTACAGGAACCCTGTGAAAGTCCCAAAGTTAAGGAAGAACGAATTGATACCCCACCAGCTTGTACAGAGGAAAGCATAGCAACACCCactgaaattaaaacagaaaatgatacAGTCGAGtcagtttaa